A single genomic interval of Oncorhynchus mykiss isolate Arlee chromosome 13, USDA_OmykA_1.1, whole genome shotgun sequence harbors:
- the LOC118938406 gene encoding THUMP domain-containing protein 1-like isoform X1 has translation MSEAQDLRKRSKKRYGGGHRSKKYKGSRELEVGMQGVLITCNMNERKCTAEAFNLLNEYADQLYGPENFKEPEESSSEEEDDEDVEAALKKEVKQLKASSGKRQRRFQAMDSGANNVIFIKTKNLDPEKLVHHILSDLHITKKNKSRVILRMLPVSGTCKAFQEDMDKYLSVFLEPWFKAPNQGSYQIAFKARNSSHNKRDDIIKALAGLVGKMNPKNKVDLTTPELTIIVEVIKSVCCVSVVRDYTLYRKYNLQEVAKEEGPKDGKQGEVTTNQEEIKSNQEEKDGKQEEIKLNQEEKDGKQEEIKSNQEEKDGKQEEIKSNQEEKDGKQEEIKSNQEEKDGKQEEIKSNQEEKDGKQEEIKSNQEEKDGKQEEIKSNQEEKDGKQEEIKSNQEEKDGKQEEIKSNQEEKDGKQEEIKSNQEEKDGKQEEIKSNQEEKDGKQEEGKDAPKTDREGKGEEEK, from the exons ATGTCCGAAGCACAAGACTTGAGAAAGCGCAGTAAGAAACGCTATGGCGGCGGACACCGGAGTAAGAAGTACAAGGGTTCCCGGGAGCTCGAGGTGGGCATGCAAGGTGTCCTCATCACCTGCAATATGAACGAGAGGAAATGCACCGCGGAAGCCTTCAACCTGCTGAACGAATACGCCGACCAACTCTACGGACCTGAGAAT TTTAAGGAACCCGAGGAGAGCAgtagtgaggaagaggatgatgaagaTGTGGAGGCGGCTCTGAAGAAGGAGGTGAAGCAGCTCAAAGCGTCGTCGGGGAAACGGCAGCGGCGCTTCCAGGCCATGGACAGCGGGGCCAACAACGTCATCTTCATCAAGACCAAGAACCTCG accctgAGAAGCTGGTGCATCACATCTTGTCAGACCTCCACATCACCAAGAAGAACAAGTCACGAGTCATCCTCAGAATGCTGCCG GTGAGTGGAACGTGTAAGGCGTTCCAGGAGGACATGGATAAGTACCTGAGTGTGTTCTTAGAGCCGTGGTTTAAAGCCCCCAACCAGGGCAGCTACCAGATCGCCTTCAAGGCCCGGAACAGCTCCCACAACAAGAGGGACGACATCATCAAGGCCCTGGCAG GCCTGGTGGGGAAGATGAATCCTAAAAACAAGGTTGACCTGACCACCCCTGAGCTCACCATCATCGTCGAGGTCATCAAGAGTGTGTGCTGCGTCAGCGTCGTCAGGGACTACACTCTATACAGGAAGTACAACCTGCAGGAGGTTGCCAAGGAGGAGGGGCCTAAAGATGGGAAACAGGGAGAGGTCACCACAAACCAGGAAGAGATCAAGTCGAACCAGGAAGAGAAGGATGGGAAACAGGAAGAGATCAAGTTGAACCAGGAAGAGAAGGATGGGAAACAGGAAGAGATCAAGTCGAACCAGGAAGAAAAGGATGGGAAACAGGAAGAGATCAAGTCGAACCAGGAAGAAAAGGATGGGAAACAGGAAGAGATCAAGTCGAACCAGGAAGAAAAGGATGGGAAACAGGAAGAGATCAAGTCGAACCAGGAAGAAAAGGATGGGAAACAGGAAGAGATCAAGTCGAACCAGGAAGAGAAGGATGGGAAACAGGAAGAGATCAAGTCGAACCAGGAAGAAAAGGATGGGAAACAGGAAGAGATCAAGTCGAACCAGGAAGAAAAGGATGGGAAACAGGAAGAGATCAAGTCGAACCAGGAAGAAAAGGATGGGAAACAGGAAGAGATCAAGTCGAACCAGGAAGAAAAGGATGGGAAACAGGAAGAGATCAAGTCGAACCAGGAAGAGAAGGATGGGAaacaggaagagggaaaggaTGCCCCAAAAACAGACAgggaaggaaagggggaggaagagaagtag
- the LOC118938406 gene encoding THUMP domain-containing protein 1-like isoform X2 → MSEAQDLRKRSKKRYGGGHRSKKYKGSRELEVGMQGVLITCNMNERKCTAEAFNLLNEYADQLYGPENFKEPEESSSEEEDDEDVEAALKKEVKQLKASSGKRQRRFQAMDSGANNVIFIKTKNLDPEKLVHHILSDLHITKKNKSRVILRMLPVSGTCKAFQEDMDKYLSVFLEPWFKAPNQGSYQIAFKARNSSHNKRDDIIKALAGLVGKMNPKNKVDLTTPELTIIVEVIKSVCCVSVVRDYTLYRKYNLQEVAKEEGPKDGKQGEVTTNQEEIKSNQEEKDGKQEEIKSNQEEKDGKQEEIKSNQEEKDGKQEEIKSNQEEKDGKQEEIKSNQEEKDGKQEEIKSNQEEKDGKQEEIKSNQEEKDGKQEEIKSNQEEKDGKQEEIKSNQEEKDGKQEEIKSNQEEKDGKQEEIKSNQEEKDGKQEEGKDAPKTDREGKGEEEK, encoded by the exons ATGTCCGAAGCACAAGACTTGAGAAAGCGCAGTAAGAAACGCTATGGCGGCGGACACCGGAGTAAGAAGTACAAGGGTTCCCGGGAGCTCGAGGTGGGCATGCAAGGTGTCCTCATCACCTGCAATATGAACGAGAGGAAATGCACCGCGGAAGCCTTCAACCTGCTGAACGAATACGCCGACCAACTCTACGGACCTGAGAAT TTTAAGGAACCCGAGGAGAGCAgtagtgaggaagaggatgatgaagaTGTGGAGGCGGCTCTGAAGAAGGAGGTGAAGCAGCTCAAAGCGTCGTCGGGGAAACGGCAGCGGCGCTTCCAGGCCATGGACAGCGGGGCCAACAACGTCATCTTCATCAAGACCAAGAACCTCG accctgAGAAGCTGGTGCATCACATCTTGTCAGACCTCCACATCACCAAGAAGAACAAGTCACGAGTCATCCTCAGAATGCTGCCG GTGAGTGGAACGTGTAAGGCGTTCCAGGAGGACATGGATAAGTACCTGAGTGTGTTCTTAGAGCCGTGGTTTAAAGCCCCCAACCAGGGCAGCTACCAGATCGCCTTCAAGGCCCGGAACAGCTCCCACAACAAGAGGGACGACATCATCAAGGCCCTGGCAG GCCTGGTGGGGAAGATGAATCCTAAAAACAAGGTTGACCTGACCACCCCTGAGCTCACCATCATCGTCGAGGTCATCAAGAGTGTGTGCTGCGTCAGCGTCGTCAGGGACTACACTCTATACAGGAAGTACAACCTGCAGGAGGTTGCCAAGGAGGAGGGGCCTAAAGATGGGAAACAGGGAGAGGTCACCACAAACCAGGAAGAGATCAAGTCGAACCAG GAAGAGAAGGATGGGAAACAGGAAGAGATCAAGTCGAACCAGGAAGAAAAGGATGGGAAACAGGAAGAGATCAAGTCGAACCAGGAAGAAAAGGATGGGAAACAGGAAGAGATCAAGTCGAACCAGGAAGAAAAGGATGGGAAACAGGAAGAGATCAAGTCGAACCAGGAAGAAAAGGATGGGAAACAGGAAGAGATCAAGTCGAACCAGGAAGAGAAGGATGGGAAACAGGAAGAGATCAAGTCGAACCAGGAAGAAAAGGATGGGAAACAGGAAGAGATCAAGTCGAACCAGGAAGAAAAGGATGGGAAACAGGAAGAGATCAAGTCGAACCAGGAAGAAAAGGATGGGAAACAGGAAGAGATCAAGTCGAACCAGGAAGAAAAGGATGGGAAACAGGAAGAGATCAAGTCGAACCAGGAAGAGAAGGATGGGAaacaggaagagggaaaggaTGCCCCAAAAACAGACAgggaaggaaagggggaggaagagaagtag